Proteins encoded by one window of Nocardia goodfellowii:
- a CDS encoding nitronate monooxygenase, translated as MRTEICDRLGIEFPIFAFTHCRDVAAAVSNAGGIGVLGAVGFTAEQLEVELAWLDEHVTGVYGVDLVIPSKYEGKGVEGLSPEELEAKLAEMVPQGHRDFAEKLLNDHNVPHLPDDEQVNQLLGWTATTVAPQIEVILKHPKAKLVANALGTPPDDVIKQIQDSGRLIGALCGSVKHALKHKEAGLDFVVCQGTEGGGHCGEVSSMVLWPQVIDAIGDLPLLAAGGIGNGRQVAAAMAMGAAGAWTGSIWLTVEEANVPPAQMQSYIEASSHDTVRSRAWTGKPARMLKNDWTEAWEAPENPKPLPMPLQMMVAIDGVKRGHRYPEQAKDVNFNPVGQVVGMMNKVERSADVVARLIQEYVDACERLNKLNDAL; from the coding sequence ATGCGTACCGAAATCTGCGACCGGCTGGGGATCGAGTTCCCCATCTTCGCCTTCACTCACTGCCGCGACGTTGCCGCCGCGGTCAGCAATGCCGGTGGCATCGGCGTGCTCGGCGCGGTCGGTTTCACCGCCGAACAGCTCGAGGTCGAACTGGCCTGGCTGGACGAGCATGTCACCGGCGTCTACGGCGTGGACTTGGTGATCCCGTCCAAGTACGAGGGTAAAGGTGTCGAGGGCCTGAGTCCCGAGGAACTGGAAGCCAAACTGGCGGAAATGGTTCCGCAGGGGCACCGGGACTTCGCCGAGAAACTGCTCAACGACCACAACGTGCCGCACCTGCCCGACGACGAGCAGGTCAACCAACTGCTCGGCTGGACCGCCACCACCGTCGCGCCGCAGATCGAAGTCATCCTGAAGCATCCCAAGGCCAAGCTGGTCGCCAACGCGCTCGGCACCCCGCCGGATGACGTGATCAAGCAGATCCAGGACTCCGGTCGTCTGATCGGCGCGCTGTGCGGGTCGGTCAAGCACGCGCTCAAGCACAAGGAAGCCGGTCTGGACTTCGTCGTCTGCCAGGGCACCGAGGGCGGCGGTCACTGCGGTGAGGTCTCCTCGATGGTGTTGTGGCCGCAGGTGATCGACGCCATCGGCGATCTGCCGCTGCTCGCCGCGGGCGGTATCGGCAACGGCCGTCAGGTCGCCGCCGCCATGGCGATGGGCGCGGCCGGCGCGTGGACCGGTTCCATCTGGCTCACCGTCGAAGAGGCGAATGTGCCGCCCGCCCAGATGCAGAGCTACATCGAGGCCTCCAGCCACGACACCGTGCGTTCGCGCGCCTGGACCGGCAAGCCGGCCCGCATGCTCAAGAACGACTGGACCGAGGCCTGGGAAGCGCCGGAGAACCCGAAGCCGCTGCCCATGCCGCTGCAGATGATGGTCGCGATCGACGGCGTCAAGCGCGGGCATCGCTACCCCGAGCAGGCCAAGGATGTGAACTTCAATCCGGTCGGTCAGGTCGTCGGCATGATGAACAAGGTGGAGCGTTCGGCCGACGTGGTCGCGCGCCTGATCCAGGAGTACGTCGACGCCTGCGAGCGCCTGAACAAGCTCAACGACGCGTTGTAA